A genomic region of Solanum dulcamara chromosome 2, daSolDulc1.2, whole genome shotgun sequence contains the following coding sequences:
- the LOC129874877 gene encoding protein REDOX 2-like, which yields MTMLVPRVMLNSGHEMPLIGMGTAPTTLTLPPIDQLVSIFIDAIEAGYRHFDTAAVYGSEEALGKAVAEALRRGLIKSREDVFITSKLWCTKAHHDLVLPALKRSLARLGMDYLDLYHIHWPVSMKNGSDQEIKVVNEDVIPFDIKGTWEAMEECHKLGLAKSIGVCNFSCTKLSQLLSHATIPPAVNQVEMHVTWRQEKMLAFCKEKGIHVSAWSPLGANGIPFWGNHAVMQNSILKGIAFHRQKSIAQMALRWVYEQGVSVLVKSFNKDRMKENLQILDWELSNEENAKIQEIPQCRGFKGEVFVHPDGPYKSIDEFWDGEL from the exons ATGACTATGTTAGTCCCAAGAGTAATGTTGAATTCTGGTCATGAAATGCCTCTAATAGGCATGGGAACAGCACCAACAACACTAACATTACCACCAATTGACCAATTAGTCTCCATTTTTATCGATGCTATCGAAGCCGGTTATCGACACTTTGACACCGCCGCGGTCTATGGCTCTGAGGAAGCACTTGGAAAAGCCGTGGCGGAAGCGTTACGACGCGGACTCATTAAGAGCCGTGAAGATGTTTTCATTACCTCCAAGTTATGGTGCACCAAAGCACACCATGACCTTGTTCTTCCTGCCCTCAAAAGATCTCTCGC GAGGCTAGGGATGGATTACTTGGACTTGTACCATATACATTGGCCAGTGAGTATGAAGAATGGTAGTGACCAAGAAATAAAGGTGGTAAATGAGGATGTAATTCCATTTGACATAAAAGGAACATGGGAAGCCATGGAAGAATGTCACAAATTAGGTTTGGCCAAATCCATTGGTGTATGCAACTTCAGTTGCACAAAACTCTCTCAACTCCTAAGCCATGCTACAATTCCTCCTGCTGTAAATCAG GTGGAAATGCATGTAACATGGAGACAAGAGAAGATGTTAGCATTTTGCAAAGAGAAAGGAATACATGTTAGTGCATGGTCTCCCCTTGGAGCTAATGGGATACCTTTTTGGGGCAATCATGCTGTTATGCAAAACTCTATTCTAAAAGGCATTGCCTTTCATAGACAAAAGAGCATTGCACag ATGGCATTGAGGTGGGTATATGAGCAAGGAGTTAGTGTGTTAGTGAAGAGTTTTAACAAGGATAGAATGAAAGAGAATCTTCAAATTTTGGATTGGGAATTGAGCAATGAAGAAAATGCTAAGATTCAAGAGATTCCTCAATGCAGGGGATTTAAAGGTGAAGTTTTTGTTCATCCAGATGGACCATACAAATCTATAGATGAATTCTGGGATGGTGAACTATAA
- the LOC129874888 gene encoding protein DMP8-like, whose protein sequence is MEQSTDGIGIKIYSASKRVDNSSSSSMYPTNLPSQDDVAIPELVQPSIGGKKRRAMANGVQKTLSKTSLLVNFLPTGTLLTFEMLLPSVFGKGDCSPITTLMILTLLGLCTLSCFFFHFTDSFRGPDGKVYYGFVTPRGLKVFKTGLGVDVPKDERYFVGLTDFVHAMMSVLVFVAIAFSDHRVTLCLFPGHAKELDEIMRSFPLMVGVICSGLFLVFPNTRYGVGCMSA, encoded by the exons atggaGCAAAGTACTGATGGAATTGGAATAAAAATCTACAGTGCATCGAAACGCGTCGATaattcatcatcttcttctatgTACCCTACTAATTTACCATCACAAGATGATGTTGCAATCCCAGAATTGGTTCAACCATCAATTGGTGGTAAAAAAAGAAGAGCAATGGCAAATGGTGTTCAAAAAACACTTTCAAAAACTTCATTACTTGTTAATTTTCTACCAACAGGCACACTTTTAACATTTGAAATGTTACTTCCATCAGTATTTGGGAAAGGAGATTGTTCACCAATTACTACACTTATGATTTTGACACTTCTTGGACTTTGTACTTTGTCATgcttcttcttccattttacCGATAGTTTTCGCGGTCCCGATGGAAAAGTTTACTATGGTTTTGTTACACCAAGAGGATTGAAAGTTTTCAAGACTGGACTAGGTGTCGATGTACCAAAAGATGAAAG GTACTTTGTGGGATTGACAGATTTTGTACATGCAATGATGTCTGTTTTGGTGTTTGTGGCAATTGCATTTTCTGATCATAGAGTGACACTTTGTCTATTTCCTGGACATGCAAAAGAACTTGATGAAATTATGAGGAGTTTTCCATTAATGGTGGGAGTTATTTGCAGTggactttttcttgtttttcctAATACTAGATATGGTGTTGGATGTATGTCTGCTTAA